The Canis lupus baileyi chromosome 11, mCanLup2.hap1, whole genome shotgun sequence genome includes a window with the following:
- the CHST11 gene encoding carbohydrate sulfotransferase 11 isoform X3, protein MRRNPFGVDICCRKGSRSPLQELYNPTQLELSNTNILHQMRRDQVTDTCRANSALSRKRRVLTPNDLKHLVVDEDHELIYCYVPKVACTNWKRLMMVLSGRGKYSDPMEIPANEAHVSANLKTLNQYSIPEINHRLKSYMKFLFVREPFERLVSAYRNKFTQKYNTSFHKRYGTKIIRRQRKNATQEALRRGDDVRFEEFVAYLIDPHTQREEPFNEHWQTVHSLCHPCHIHYDLVGKYETLEEDSNYVLRLAGVGSYLKFPTYAKSTRTTDEMTTEFFQNISSEHQTQLYEVYKLDFLMFNYSVPSYLKLE, encoded by the coding sequence CTGGAGCTCTCCAACACCAATATCCTGCACCAGATGAGGCGTGACCAGGTCACGGACACCTGTCGCGCCAACAGCGCCCTGAGCCGCAAGCGGCGCGTGCTGACCCCCAACGACCTGAAGCACCTGGTGGTGGACGAGGACCACGAGCTCATCTACTGCTACGTGCCCAAGGTGGCGTGTACCAACTGGAAGCGGCTCATGATGGTGCTCTCGGGCCGGGGCAAGTACAGTGACCCCATGGAGATCCCGGCCAACGAGGCGCACGTGTCAGCCAACCTCAAGACCCTGAACCAGTACAGCATCCCGGAAATCAACCACCGCTTGAAAAGCTACATGAAGTTCCTGTTCGTGCGGGAGCCCTTTGAGCGCCTGGTGTCGGCCTACCGCAACAAGTTCACGCAGAAATACAACACATCCTTCCACAAGCGCTACGGCACCAAGATCATCCGGCGCCAGCGCAAGAATGCCACCCAGGAGGCGCTGCGCAGGGGTGACGATGTCAGGTTCGAGGAGTTTGTGGCCTATCTCATCGACCCACACACACAGCGCGAGGAGCCTTTCAACGAGCACTGGCAGACAGTGCACTCGCTCTGCCACCCGTGCCACATCCACTACGACCTCGTGGGCAAGTATGAGACGCTGGAGGAGGACTCGAACTACGTCCTGCGGCTGGCGGGCGTGGGCAGCTACCTGAAGTTCCCCACCTATGCCAAGTCTACGAGAACTACTGACGAAATGACCACAGAGTTCTTCCAGAACATCAGCTCAGAGCACCAAACGCAGTTGTATGAAGTCTACAAACTCGATTTTTTAATGTTCAATTACTCAGTGCCAAGCTACCTGAAATTGGAATaa